Proteins from one Gossypium raimondii isolate GPD5lz chromosome 8, ASM2569854v1, whole genome shotgun sequence genomic window:
- the LOC105792520 gene encoding DNA polymerase zeta catalytic subunit isoform X2, whose product MLNSQSDSSVFSVRIVSIDHYMAPPIPGFDVCYSSFQGEKVNEVPVIRIYGSTPAGQKTCLHIHRALPYLYVPLADMLPQSTRILQEDDECTHGLALALEKALKLKGGAGSKRQHVHGCSLVRAKKFYGYHSSEELFVKIHLYYPHDVSRAANLLLAGAVLDKILQPHESHIPFILQFLVDYNLYGMGHLHLSGMKFRNPIPDLFHPRKFNCYGQKEQKVDDLTLGSGGLQADSSSDVRVSSPIWISSTIPSEWMWHVPNELDESSVQDICNVKRQSLCELEGDTTIDDILNHQFKIYTSLSQTSTDVKMVQSLIPIWEEEYKRTRMHERVLLSDPDKPLPEDVLKALSLGLGFDNKLKELCSKVENLPCSDLGFEHSVLPSADDGNLVGHTHINSEHNVPQAWSCSKEQNQLGSLPQHCKPCEKEMNTALSEDKDVSPVLLSVGEIHSSETLLPSNSKATDTEALGLLRWLATSHAAEDINSDDELVRESILTPLLPATTIDKVLEKASIDYESESQKECQDILDSVEDLIDFEGLKDSTYNSFDQTQVSSGKTIPQIDGSSDDLPLSPSAGSVTNSSKSDIKTEYKKSSQDSDKTLSIKRKRKKSLWGSLPLSVTEKGKDNLDSVGFNITEACADEIKEYLGTSFPAENNLGKTSNPLNVNIDANDCNKTEASTLVECSVRDLMRKKRSRHIGSAGCGFVRSESVHLKGEKETPIFFRPKQLDFHELHDELDKRAPGSLNHRPSITNVQEELHEAVGFKPTHSDPTDCILPWISGVYNPPQANTGNPEQMGKTSTVKLYPEKHDSAISISPCETCNSKKFDFLAASVEPVTPDADTLQSHKEIVSPDERMQQTGTSGSWCLSASSCKHEVLGMDGYILKDYNASGTSLSTDKLVLMDAMTDKKDLQNEDCGVGPGGQHGPHTGLAVDNEERPVELVGMTFCKRPPAADWNEGTTENVSHTHTTRYWPPVFIEGNYQVASGRALDEILPFFSGDREETESQNNFIENKNSKFQEAALGVPTHYQNDGSFLYLLTPVFSPPSANSVYGWLSCVDKGASKQRNALSAESPSLTGSSECLIALENSSPVNYNEDLIETTSKYHTGSIWEQGHPEKNVVLGSEVKPCCDESTCLSEGKVTKVNSCSDGSQDLSQISGPDGKSLPTPLSKIGFRDPASVGAGQQLTVLSLEVHTESRGDLRPDPRFDAITVIALAIQNDNDYVTEVYVLLYSNTGFCQRSLDGISGFKVFVFDEEKHLFGQFMKVLCSLDPDILMGWDVQGSSLGFLAERASYLGIGLLNKISRTPSETKIKAEETSISEEGLEDELLLKPLVADNIVTEDAIIEDEWGRTHASGVHVGGRIVLNVWRLMRSEVKLNMYTVEAVSESVLGRKIPSIPCKVLTKWFSSGPAQARYRCVEYVVERAKLNLEMMNQLDMINRTSELARVFGIDFFSVLSRGSQFRVESMFLRLAHTQNYLAVSPGNQQVACQPAMECLPLVMEPESGFYADPVVVLDFQSLYPSMIIAYNLCFCTCLGKIANSEVNTLGVSSYAPDPTVLRDLKDQLLLTPNGVMYVPSKVRKGVLPRLLEEILSTRIMVKQAMKNLTPSQKVLQRIFNARQLALKLIANVTYGYTAAGFSGRMPCAELADSIVQCGRGTLEKAISYVNAHEKWMANVIYGDTDSMFVLLKGRTVEESFKIGREIATAITAMNPYPVTLKMEKVYHPCFLLTKKRYVGYSYESPGQVKPIFDAKGIETVRRDTCGAVAKTLEQSLKLFFEHQDISKVRAYLHRQWTRILSGRVSLQDFVFAKEVRLGTYSTKVSSLPPAAIVAAKAMRADPRAEPRYAERVPYVVIHGEPGARLVDMVVDPLEILAINSPYRLNDLYYINKQIIPALQRVFGLVGGDLNRWFSEMPRPAREAFGKCGVHALNPQRTRIDYYYLSKHCILCGELVQASTHLCSKCSENKTAVVAAITGRTSKLEREMQHLVAICRHCGGGDWLVESGVKCHSLACSVFYERRKVQKELQGLSAVATDKGLYPKCMVEWF is encoded by the exons ATGTTGAATTCGCAGTCAGATTCGAGCGTTTTCAGCGTTCGAATCGTGTCCATCGATCATTACATGGCACCGCCAATCCCTGGCTTCGATGTTTGCTACAGTAGCTTTCAAG gtgAAAAAGTTAATGAAGTTCCTGTTATTCGAATTTATGGTTCGACACCGGCTGGTCAGAAGACTTGTTTGCATATTCATAGA GCTTTGCCCTATTTATATGTTCCATTGGCAGATATGTTACCTCAGAGCACTCGTATACTCCAAGAAG ATGATGAATGCACACATGGCTTAGCTCTTGCCTTAGAAAAAGCCTTGAAG CTTAAAGGTGGTGCTGGTTCGAAACGGCAGCATGTCCATGGCTGCAGCCTTGTACGAGCAAAGAAATTTTATGGTTATCATTCATCTGAGGAGCTATTTGTGAAGATTCACCT CTACTATCCACATGATGTCTCTCGTGCTGCCAATCTTCTTTTG GCAGGTGCTGTGCTGGATAAAATCTTACAGCCTCATGAATCGCACATTCCATTTATTCTCCAGTTTCTT GTGGATTACAACTTGTATGGGATGGGTCATCTTCATTTATCAGGGATGAAGTTTCGTAATCCCATACCTGATCTTTTCCATCCAAGAAAATTTAATTGCTATGGTCAAAAGGAGCAGAAGGTGGATGACTTGACATTGGGTTCTGGTGGTTTGCAG GCAGATTCAAGTTCTGATGTGCGCGTAAGTTCTCCAATTTGGATATCTTCCACAATTCCAAGTGAATGGATGTGGCATGTTCCAAATGAACTTGATGAATCTTCAGTCCAAGACATTTGCAATGTTAAACGTCAAAGTTTATGTGAACTTGAGGGAGATACTACTATAGATG ACATTCTTAACCaccaattcaaaatatatacatcTCTATCACAGACCTCTACCGATGTGAAAATGGTTCAGTCACTTATTCCGATTTGGGAG GAGGAGTATAAAAGGACAAGGATGCATGAGAGAGTTCTACTATCTGACCCTGACAAGCCACTTCCTGAAGATGTTCTAAAAGCTCTCTCACTTGGTCTTGGATTTGACAACAAACTAAAGGAATTGTGCAGCAAAGTTGAAAATTTGCCTTGCAGTGACTTGGGATTTGAACACTCAGTCCTGCCTTCTGCTGATGATGGAAATTTGGTTGGACATACACATATCAATTCAGAGCACAATGTTCCACAAGCTTGGAGTTGTTCGAAAGAACAAAACCAGCTAGGATCTCTCCCTCAACACTGTAAGCCATGTGAAAAGGAGATGAATACTGCATTATCTGAAGACAAAGATGTATCTCCTGTACTACTGTCTGTTGGTGAAATTCATTCATCGGAAACGCTACTGCCCTCTAACTCAAAG GCTACAGATACAGAAGCTTTGGGGCTTTTGAGGTGGCTTGCCACTTCTCATGCTGCTGAAGATATAAACTCAGATGATGAGCTTGTTCGTGAGTCTATTCTGACTCCTTTGTTACCTGCAACAACCATTGATAAGGTGCTAGAGAAAGCCAGTATAGATTATGAGAGTGAATCACAGAAGGAATGTCAGGATATTCTTGATTCAGTTGAGGATTTAATCGACTTTGAGGGTCTGAAGGATAGTACTTACAATTCTTTTGATCAAACCCAAGTCTCATCAGGCAAAACTATTCCCCAAATAGATGGGTCCAGTGATGATCTACCTTTATCACCTTCTGCAGGATCAGTTACAAATTCATCGAAAAGTGACATAAAAACTGAATATAAGAAGTCTTCACAGGATAGTGATAAAACATTAAGTATCAAACGCAAAAGGAAAAAATCTTTATGGGGCTCTTTACCTCTTTCCGTGACAGAAAAGGGGAAGGATAACTTGGATAGTGTTGGTTTCAACATTACTGAAGCATGTGCAGATgaaattaaagaatatttagGCACAAGTTTCCCAGCTGAAAATAATTTGGGGAAAACTTCAAATCCTTTAAATGTAAATATAGATGCCAACGATTGCAATAAAACAGAAGCAAGCACATTAGTTGAATGCTCTGTACGGGATTTGATGAGAAAAAAGCGAAGCCGCCACATTGGGTCTGCTGGTTGTGGATTTGTTAGGAGTGAAAGTGTTCATCTGAAGGGCGAAAAGGAAACACCTATTTTCTTTCGCCCAAAACAATTAGATTTTCATGAGTTACATGATGAGCTTGACAAGAGGGCCCCTGGTTCTCTCAACCATAGGCCATCAATTACCAATGTACAAGAAGAACTTCACGAGGCCGTTGGCTTCAAACCTACCCATTCTGATCCGACAGATTGTATTCTACCCTGGATTTCTGGCGTTTATAATCCACCACAGGCTAACACAGGCAATCCTGAACAAATGGGTAAGACGTCAACAGTGAAGCTTTACCCGGAGAAACATGACTCAGCAATTTCTATTAGCCCTTGTGAAACTTGTAACAGTAAAAAGTTTGACTTTCTAGCAGCTTCTGTAGAACCCGTAACTCCTGATGCAGACACTTTACAATCCCATAAGGAGATAGTTTCTCCTGATGAGAGAATGCAGCAAACAGGGACTAGTGGCTCTTGGTGTTTGTCAGCGTCTTCATGTAAGCATGAAGTGCTTGGAATGGATGGTTACATTCTCAAAGATTACAATGCGAGTGGAACTTCCTTATCTACTGACAAACTTGTGCTCATGGATGCAATGACTGACAAAAAAGATTTGCAGAATGAAGATTGTGGTGTTGGTCCTGGTGGACAACATGGTCCCCATACTGGCTTGGCTGTTGACAATGAGGAAAGACCTGTGGAGTTAGTTGGCATGACCTTCTGCAAGAGACCCCCAGCAGCAGATTGGAATGAAGGAACTACTGAAAATGTTTCACATACACATACTACCAGATATTGGCCTCCAGTTTTTATTGAGGGGAATTATCAAGTAGCATCAG gGAGAGCTTTGGATGAgattctcccttttttttcagGGGACAGAGAAGAGACGGAAAGTCAAAACAACTTCATTGAAAATAAGAACTCTAAATTTCAAGAAGCTGCCTTGGGCGTCCCTACTCACTATCAAAATGATGGGTCTTTCTTGTACCTGTTAACACCTGTATTTTCACCCCCTTCTGCAAATTCTGTGTATGGATGGCTGTCATGTGTTGACAAAG GAGCTTCTAAACAGAGAAATGCACTATCAGCAGAGTCTCCATCTTTAACAG GCTCTTCTGAGTGTCTGATTGCCCTAGAAAACTCTTCGCCTGTTAACTATAATGAGGATTTGATTGAAACCACTTCTAAATATCACACGGGATCAATCTGGGAACAAGGGCATCCAGAGAAGAATGTGGTCCTTGGTTCAGAAGTGAAGCCTTGCTGTGATGAATCAACGTGTCTAAGTGAGGGAAAAGTTACGAAAGTTAATTCATGCAGTGATGGCTCACAAGATCTGTCTCAGATTTCAGGTCCAGATGGAAAATCCTTGCCCACTCCGCTAAGCAAAATTGGATTTCGAGATCCTGCAAGTGTCGGTGCTGGGCAGCAGCTTACGGTGTTAAGCTTGGAG GTTCACACAGAATCCAGAGGAGATCTACGACCTGATCCTCGATTTGATGCCATTACTGTCATAGCTCTTGCAATTCAGAATGACAATGATTATGTGACTGAAGTTTATGTGCTTTTGTATAGTAACACTGGATTCTGTCAGAG GAGTCTTGATGGAATATCTGGGTTTAAAGTGTTTGTTTTTGATGAGGAAAAGCACTTATTTGGTCAATTTATGAAGGTTTTATGTTCTCTTGATCCTGATATTTTAATGGGTTGGGATGTACAAGGTAGTTCTCTTGGTTTTCTAGCTGAAAGAGCTTCATATCTCGGCATAGGATTGCTTAATAAAATATCTAGGACACCATCTGAAACCAAGATAAAAGCTGAAGAAACTAGCATATCTGAAGAGGGTTTAGAAGATGAATTGTTGCTTAAGCCATTGGTTGCTGATAATATTGTGACTGAAGATGCAATAATAGAGGATGAATGGGGCCGAACTCATGCAAGTGGTGTCCATGTTGGTGGCAGAATTGTCCTCAATGTCTGGCGGTTAATGCGTAGTGAAGTTAAACTTAATATGTATACAGTTGAAGCTGTATCCGAATCTGTTTTGGGGCGAAAAATTCCATCAATTCCTTGTAAAGTATTGACAAAATGGTTTTCAAGTGGTCCTGCACAGGCAAGGTACAGATGTGTCGAATATGTTGTTGAAAGGGCAAAGTTGAATTTAGAGATGATGAATCAACTTGATATG ATAAATCGAACATCAGAACTTGCTCGTGTTTTTGGCATCGATTTCTTTTCTGTTCTCTCTCGAGGTTCTCAGTTTCGTGTTGAATCCATGTTTCTGAGGTTGGCACATACGCAGAATTATCTTGCTGTTTCTCCTGGAAATCAGCAG GTTGCTTGTCAACCTGCGATGGAGTGTTTGCCTCTTGTGATGGAACCTGAATCCGGCTTCTATGCAGATCCAGTTGTTGTGTTGGACTTTCAGTCTCTTTATCCATCGATGATAATTGCTTACAATCTTTGCTTTTGTACATGCCTTGGAAAAATTGCAAATTCTGAAGTAAATACTCTTGGGGTTAGTTCATATGCACCAGATCCAACTGTTTTGCGGGATTTAAAAGACCAACTGCTGCTTACACCAAATGGTGTTATGTATGTGCCTTCAAAG GTACGCAAAGGAGTTCTTCCTCGCTTACTGGAGGAAATATTATCAACCAGAATAATGGTGAAACAAGCAATGAAGAATTTGACTCCTTCACAGAAAGTTCTTCAGAGG ATATTCAATGCAAGACAGCTTGCTTTGAAGCTGATAGCAAATGTAACATATGGTTATACTGCTGCTGGATTTAGTGGTCGCATGCCTTGTGCGGAGCTTGCAGACAGTATTGTTCAATGTGGTCGTGGCACACTTGAAAAAGCTATTTCCTACGTAAATGCACATGAGAAATGGATGGCTAATGTCATATATGGTGACACTGACAG CATGTTTGTCCTCCTCAAGGGGCGCACTGTCGAGGAATCATTCAAAATAGGGCGCGAGATTGCAACTGCAATAACTGCAATGAACCCATATCCAGTTACACTGAAAATGGAGAAAGTCTATCACCCATGTTTTCTCCTTACTAAGAAGCGCTATGTTGGCTATAGTTATGAGAGCCCCGGCCAAGTCAAACCTATTTTTGATGCTAAAGGCATTGAGACGGTTCGCAGAGATACTTGTGGTGCTGTTGCGAAGACATTGGAACAGTCATTGAAACTCTTTTTTGAGCATCAAGATATATCAAAG GTTAGAGCATATTTGCATCGTCAATGGACAAGGATTTTGTCGGGTAGGGTTTCGCTTCAGGATTTTGTTTTTGCAAAAGAAGTTCGCTTGGGAACCTATAGTACAAAAGTAAGTTCTCTACCACCAGCTGCAATTGTGGCAGCTAAAGCAATGAGAGCAGATCCCAGAGCAGAACCACGATATGCAGAGCGAGTACCCTATGTTGTTATCCACGGGGAGCCTGGGGCTCGCCTGGTTGACATGGTGGTTGATCCATTGGAAATTTTGGCTATTAACTCCCCATACAGATTAAATGATTTGTATTACATCAACAAACAGATAATCCCAGCATTGCAGAGAGTTTTTGGGCTTGTTGGTGGTGACTTGAACCGATGGTTCTCAGAAATGCCCCGCCCTGCCAGGGAAGCTTTTGGTAAATGTGGCGTACATGCTCTAAATCCACAGCGAACAAGAATTGATTACTATTATCTTTCAAAACATTGTATACTCTGCGGTGAATTGGTTCAAGCATCAACCCATCTGTGTAGTAAATGTTCTGAAAACAAAACTGCAGTTGTAGCTGCTATAACTGGGAGGACATCGAAACTAGAGAGAGAAATGCAGCACCTTGTTGCT ATATGCCGGCACTGTGGAGGAGGGGACTGGCTTGTGGAGAGTGGGGTAAAGTGCCATTCACTAGCGTGCTCGGTTTTCTATGAGAGGCGTAAAGTTCAGAAGGAACTTCAAGGTCTGTCTGCCGTTGCCACTGATAAAGGTTTGTATCCCAAGTGTATGGTGGAGTGGTTTTAA